The genomic interval CGAcgaaagacgtcctacgcgtaagaacttactacgccatgacagacgcactacgctcacaGATAGCGAcgaaagacgtcctacgcgtaagaacttactacgccatgacggacgcactacgctcacaGATAGCGACGAAAGACGTCATACGCGTAAGAAAttactacgccatgacggacgcactacgctcacaGATAGCGAcgaaagacgtcctacgcgtaagaacttactacgccatgacggacgcactacgctcacaGATATCGAggaaagacgtcctacgcgtaagaacttactacgccatgatggacgcactacgctcataGATAGGGAcgaaagacgtcctacgcgtaagaatttactacgccatgacggacgcactacgctcacaGATAGCGACGAAAGACGTCCCACGGGTAAGATCttactacgccatgacggacgcactacgctcaaagaacGATCAAACGTACGACACAACACAACTCGGCATTCCTTAACCGGGGAGTGGGGGGACTACGAGAGGGTCAGTGAGACCCATTGTTGATTATGGCAGAACACTCAAATATTAACTCCCCAGTCAAGAAATCACCTCCCTAGACTGGGAACTTGGGGGACTtattggcataggcttatgcccgccataatcagcacaactatcagcGCATTAAGGCTAATGTATAGCAGTCTTACAATATTAATAGCAAGTCAGCCGTACTATCTACACAACGGGCCTCCCCGCGGCCCAAACTGGctacggacgcgccctcaTGCGCATCTCATAGAAGACTCTAGagaacaccttaatcggacgtcgtcccaCATCGAAAGATAGATAAATGATCcacctcaactcaacaataaaatgtCAAACTCTcgacctcataaggtaagtGTACTAAATCCCCTACTGtaactctgcataaattaccatTATTCTAACCTAAGCGtgggagagttgaagaccacgccggCGTGGTCTCTACTTTGACGACGTGTGCCACTTGTGACAGGAAAAAGGCAGGGAGTACGGCGTATCAAGCTTCACAAGGAATACGGCGTACTAGACCGAGTGTAATCACAACAttaacaaattcaatagtCAATGCTAAACGGGTGACGCATGGAGAATATGGATGGAGTTTTAGCTTGATGCGTATATGTATAAATGTATAATCGTTTACTAATCCATCAATGGGGACTTTAGTGTCCGTACAAGAACCGTCACTTAGTAGTTCTTTTTTTTGACAATTCACTCAGTAGTTTTTTCAAAGAATACAAATCACAAATGCTTACCTTATACGGAGAATCAgaataaattttataatttcaatTGAAACTATCAAACTATCTAGCTAGATCAAAGTAAGTTTAATTGGGCCGAGTGTCAAGAAGGAAGCCCCAAGCCAAGTTTGATTCACAAAGTGTTAAAGTGGTCAGACTTCAATtcacgatgatgttttattttcttttataacGTATTCGACTAAATCAATATATAACATTATAACATACTTGACTGACAATTTTAACTTGTATATTAGAATTGTAGTCTGCTTATCAATAACTTGAATTTACAATCCCAAATCcataaaaaaccaaaaaagtaAATCCAACAATTCAAAAGCATAATGTATTTGATCCTATGgtaaaaaatattgaaatatcAAAAGAAGATCAGAAAGATTTGAATAAAAAGGGAACAAAATCCCTAGAGGACAATAGATGTGCACTCTTAATTGAGCATTACAAAAGGACTCCACCTAACGAAATGAATTTCAACCTAAAAGGACCCAACTCATCATTATTATTACAAACAGCCCACTCACAAATCACAATGCCCACCATTTTAATTTCTCTACATCTCAAACTTCCCGGTAaagtaaacaaaaaaaccTAACACCTACCGGTCTTGAGTCTTCTCATAAAAAtaagataaaataaataaaaacaaaatctccgcaggaggaaaaaggaaaaagtccGGGTCAGTTTGGGAAGTCCACAAACAACCAGCCAATGTCAAGATGTAATTAAGGGAACAAACCTGGGCTTCCTGTACATTCCCGTGCCAGCGTTGCCCAATAGAGCCGAAACGTGGCAGGCTCCTCAGTAAAAGCAGGGCTGGCCAAGCGGCTCCAAGCCTCCAACCCTCGTCCTTTACCTCAGGTCGCAATCACCACAGCCGTTGGATAAGATTCCGCAAAGAGAAACCACCAGACGCTCTGCAACACAATACCCCAAATACCCACTCAACTTCCAACTAATTCCCACCCGCCCTCCCGCCTCCCATCTATAAAAACCGCCCTTGAGACTCATTAGGTTTGCCAAACCAAACCCCGAAAGGGCCCTTAGGGCAAATAACAAACCacctccctcttctctctcctccagctttctctctctaaaaaCTCTCCAATGGCGACTGCATCTGCTTCATCTCATCGCACCCGAACCCGCCCCAGTGGGCCGGTTCTCCGCTCTCTCTCACCTTCCGGAAGATTCTACACCGGTTCTTCCAACGCCTCCATCCAATCCACCGCCTCCGGCTTCGCCTCCTCCACCAGCTCCAGCTTCTCCTCACCGTCCTCCGCCTTTTTCAACAGCCACCAGGACAACCACAGCCACTACAACCACAACgactaccaccaccaccgcgCCGCTTCGCCGACACGCGTCAATCTCTACACCTCCAGCGCGCTCTCCCCGGCCGTCCGCTTCTCCATCGAGCACCGCTCCATCTCCCCCAACCGATCCATCACTGTTTCCAAGAAGAACGGCCCGATCGCGGCGGCGAGGAAGACGTGTATGTGCTCGCCGACGACGCATCCGGGTTCTTTCCGCTGCAGTCTTCACAAGAATCAAGGGAGCTCAAATCAGCAGCATCACAATCAGACGCCGTACCCGAACAACAGGCTGAACATGCGCAGATCTGCCATGACGAACTCGCTGGTTCGAATCAGCGGTGTCGAGGGCGAGTGGGTGAAGAGAGCTTTGACGGCTCTGATTCGTCCGTCTTCGCATCAGCAGCGGCGGAGGGCTGGGTTTCAGCCACGGCAGAGCCGCCTCTCGGTCATGTCCAAGGCCGATAGCTGAGTGATGTTTTATCTCTCTggattgtttttttgttttacagaGCAGACACAGGTTGGTTATTTTCTGGtcattttctctatttttccgATCTTATATTCCGGCGAGTCCAACATCGTCGCACCAGATCCGAATCAGATCCAAAGGCTTTTGCTCACTCCAGCTCAACTCAGACGAAGAAATATTGAAGCGGTGGCGCCGAGTCGACCCCGGCGAGCTTTGTGCTTCTGGATGACTACTGCTACTACTGAACGGCACTGTGAAAAGAGAAACTCCATATTTGTACAGTTGAAATGATATCATTAGTTTTTGGAAATTGGAAGCAACCATTTTCGGAACCTTATAATCTAAAATCCAGAAATCTTCAAAACTAAAATCTAATCAAGAAAGATCCATGATCAATTTCATTAAGCTGCAAAGATTGGTTCAGTTTGGTTTCTCGTTTTGTGTGACACAGCTGTTCCATCTATTGCAGCGTCCCGTTCACCACCGTTGTGTCTGCTCTCTCGTTCACAGTTCCGTTCAGTGGTCCGTCCCGTTCGGTTCAGTTCCGTTCTGTGGTCCGCCCCGTTCAGTTGCGTTGCGTGTTGTTAAGCTCCGTTCCGTTTACTCCGCCGTATTGTGTAGCGGGTTGCGTTGTGTTTATGCCAGGTATATTCCTTCATTAATTTCATTACTCTTTGTTATTAGACTTCGTCAAATTTCATTTGCTGTCCTTTAAATTTTTCTAACTTGTCTTGAGCTGGGTGCCTTCTGTTGCAGGCTTCATATTTGACTACTCATGGACTTTGAGGGAAATGAAAATTTGAACTATATGACGTTTGAGAATTCCCGGAAGGCCTCGTGTCTCCATTGGTATTGACGAAATCAAAAATGACTccagaagaaaataaaactaaataaaagaaattttaaaattgaaaacaataaTGATAAAATTGGAAGAACTGTATCCCTAGCTTGTATAGAAAGTTTGAAAAATACGAAAATAAATGAATGGATTTTTGTGTGTACATGGTAACTCCGATATTTACACAGAAAGAATCTATTGATGGACCAATGACCAATCTAATGACTAATGACTAATGAGAAAATAACTGGCATGGTATGGGAAGCCAGAAAGTGATGACATAATATGACCTGGAAATTTGAAAGCAGAAGGCTGGACCATTAATAGAGACACTAGACGGTAACTTTGACGTGATCCGTGATCGGTGCCGTGACTGAaataaaaggaagaaaagaagattCTTGAATGGGACACAAGAAATGCTATATATTAATgggtggtgatgatgatgtatGTAGCCATCATGACATCACAGCACCTCACATTCCATGGTCTAGCTCAATCCACCAACCAAACCTAAGCTTTGAAGGGAAGCATCTTCAagctctctctttttctttattgaGAAAAATGTCGAGATTTTCAACCCTTTTTGGTTGCCATGTCCATATCAATATTCTTCACAGAAACCTCTCTTGCAGCTGGTAGCCATGGCCTAATACGACATCGTTGACGGGGGGATGAAGCGGTAAGGAACGCATATTTGGGGTCACAATTGCAGGGAATATAAGCCTAACTCTTGTTCTGGGGTTGAGGCTGACGTCTCACTCCTTATCCTAGACTACTGGTGTTACGGTTTTACATGGAAATCGGATTGAACTGAATTGgcaatttcttattcatttGGTTGAGATTCTCTGAATCATATTTCCATATCGGATACAAGTCAGGTTTGCGTGGAGATGCATATATGCTGCCAAACGTGATATGTGCATATAGACATGAATTCACattaaaattttatgtctagTGGTATGGAAAGAATGATGGTGCAGTAATTAAGCTGATAAAAAATTTTAACGGAAAAAAGTTGGTCCATCACTGTCTGTGGTCATCACGTTCTTTGTATGTACGTACTCTCTATGAATTTAGAATGAACATTTAAAGTTTTAAACGGATAACAGAAACAAGAAGAGAGAGCAATGGAGAAAAATGTGCAGTAGATACTCACATGTGTCTcatggtgtttttttttgttgggagGAAAGATGAGAATGTAATAATAGTTGATACACAATGTTCGTAAGTTGGCAAAGTTTTTCGGTGCAAGTGTGAtgtaaagaaatgaaaaggataCTGATGCTCGATTGAGTGAGGTTGTATGATTTAATGTCAGTTGATCAGTCTTCCTTTGTCTTAAAAAAATGGTACGCTAATGCAATCACATAATAATGCTAGCTAGCATTCATATTGATTTAAACGGACCGTATCACCTCCCTCCTGAAACTATTCAAATGGAGTGTGGTACGTTGTTGATTGCTGAATGCACTCAACGCGATGGCGATGGTATAATATTCCCAAATGTAACGTCGTTCCCTCGCATTCCACAACAAAGTCGCCCTTTTGTGCATCGACACTCCCATAGTATGGTATCATTGGTGTTCAATATAAACTTCTAAACATTAAGTTGACTCGGGTgcttccggtaatggcaaaTAAGTTGTTGTGGTGATTTTAGCCCACCTTAGTTTCTTGAATTTTTTAGGTTGCATACTAAGGGTCGCTTAGAATTACTTATATCTGATTTTGGACAGTTTTGCATGCTTCAATTTTAATGTAGCCCTTTGTTGAGTTATTTGCTTGTTTTTAGGTGTTTATTGAGTCATACATACTCGGTCTTTGCTTCTGTTTAATAATTCCACTATTTAGAATTAGATAGGACTGTTAGTGGTCAAACCTACACTAACCACATTAGCATATGTTATGCTAATTGTGATCCtttgttttagttttctgTTAGTTTTGTAAGGCTATATAAAACCAACTTTGTTCAATAAGAGGGTGGCTCATTCACTCCAGTTCTGTTGAGTTCTAGTTTATTGAATCTTGTTATTAGTTCTCAACATTCTGGTATTATAGCAtagaataaactaaaaaattaaattaaaattttaattaaaaaaggcCAAtagtacctttttttttatggtaTCAAATGAGTTCTAGTTTGTGAAGTGTATGGGATAACTAACACTGAGTTTTTTTAAGTTATTTACTTGTTTTTAATGAATGGTGGTGCAATTACTTGGTCTTCGAGGAAACAGCCTATAGTCACGCTTTCAACTACATAAGCAGAATTTGTGGCTGCCGCAGCTTGTGCATGTCAAGCAGTCTGAATGAGGAGAATCTTAAAGGAGTTGGGGTATACACAAGAAGGTTGTACAACTGTGTTGTGTGATGATAATTAAGCTATTTAGTTATCCAAAAATACAGTTTTGCATGGACGAAGTAAGCATATTAATGTGCGGTTTCATTTTCGGCGTGATCTTACAAAGGATGGAGCTATTGAGATGGTGCATTGTGGTACACATAATCAGATTGCAGATTTGTTAACTATGCCATTGAAACTGGATGCCTTCAAAAAGTTTCGTGAGCAGCTAGGAGTTTGTGAAGTGTCTGGGATAAACTAACACTGAGTTGTTAGTTTAAAAGAGAGATTGTTGAGTTGTATGCTTGTGTTTTAGGTGTTTACTGAGTCATACATACTCAGTCTTTGCTTCTGTTTAAAAATTCATAGTCTTTAGGCTTAGATATGATTGTTAGTGGTCAAACCTACACTAACCACATTAGCAGATGTTATGCTAATCGTGATCctttgttttagttttatgTTAGATGTGTAAGGCTATATAAAGCCAACTTTATCCAATAAGAAGGTGGCTCATTCATTCCAATTCTGTTGAGTTATAGTTTATTGAATCTTGTTATTAGTTCTCAACTGCACTCAAGCTTGGATCGTGTTCAATACTCTACACTTGTACCTCAAGTCAAGTCTAAAAAAAAGAGGAGGAGAGAAAATTCAAGTAAAATAACATGCCTGGGCTAGAAATGAGCCCAGGGAAAAGAAAACACGTTTGGGCTAGGCTACCCGCGCTAATATTCGGGTTCTCCGCGCCAAACCTCGTAAAGCCCGCCACCGATCCACAACAATAACTCTTTAAATTACCCACGTCCGGACACGCCCGCTGTTTTCAACTAAAATTTCCCTTATAAACACTCGTCACGTGTCTTTTCTCTATTTAAAATTAGATTTGCTTAATTATTTTAGAtatgtaaaataaaagttGGTCGGTAATTTGTTTCTCCCGCAGCTAACTCGGCTATTTCACATCGTCTTTTCCCCACTTCCCTAAAAAACTCAACTCTCCAGTCTCTGCAATTTTCCCCCATGTCCCTCCGACGATCCGCACCGTCAATTTACCAACGCCTCCACATCTACAACTTCTCCACAGCATCCCATCCTTCCTCTTCGCCGCTCCCTCTGATCAGCACCATCTCCGGCTTTGACTCTAACCCCCAAAACTCGTATTTGAAATGGATCTTGGGCATCACGGCCGGGTCGGGCCTTGGGCTGCTGCTGTGGTCTAATCAGGACTCGGATTTCTTCAACAAGTCGTCGCCGGCCTTCGCTGACTGGTCAACGGGTTTGGAGAACCGGCCGACACCGCGTTCTCTGCTGCAAAAACTATCGTTACCTGAAATTAAGGCCAAGTTTCTCTTCGGAGGTAtggattttcaatttttaccGCGAGTATTtcaatttctctctttttttctgcTTTGAatttatccttttttttttggggggcgTAGATGCCTATAGGAGAAGGATCTTCTTCAATTATGAGAAGCGTATGAGGTTGGGGAGTCCGCCGGAGAAGGTATTCATCAATTTAATTTAACTTTATGTACTTGTGGCCGTATAATTGGTTACTTATCAACAATAATATAATAGCGGAAAATTCATGCTGTATTAGGTGGTAGATGGAAGACTTGATTTTGGATAGACGAAAATGCGGCATTGTCGTAAATATGTATGAAAAATGGAGACTGGtgggaaagaaaaaataaaaagtttaGTTGACAATTGCTAATGGTTTGGGTTAGGATATGATGCCTGATTATATTTAGGCAGGAAAGAGGACTTACAACCTAGGCTCAAGGCCCTGGCCGTATTAAGTAAATTTATAACGCAATCATATATCTATCTGATGTTGATGATGCTTGTTTGGTTATTCtgttaatatttttatatgtagaATCTCTTTGTAGttatcaaaatatatgtttGGCAATGACATGGTTATATACTTGATTGTCACTTTTGGACCTTCTCTTCTGTTTTCCAAACTGAACATGTCTTCTTTTTCCATTTTACTTGCCTGAAATTGTAAATCTAGATGATTGCAGAGATCTTAATTATTGGGGTTTGAGTTTGTGAAAAATACTCCCGCTATGACTAGTGTCCTCTTCTGCTTCATGTAGGTGTTTGGGTACTTTGCATCTGCATGTACATCAGATGGCGAATTACTTATGAGACCAGAAGATCTCATGAGGGCAGTGGTTCCTGTTTTCCCACCATCTGAATCCAACCTTGTTAGAGACGggtatttgagaggtgaaagGAATCCTGGCGAGTTGCGCTGTACACCATCAAACTTTTTCATGCTTTTTGATGTAAACAGCGATGGATATATTTCCTTCAAAGAGTGAGTTTCTCTTCGTTCTTCATTTTAAATCAATcaattatgcattttttttgccACTTCTAACAAGATTCCTTTTAACAGGTATATCTTCTTTGTAACACTGCTAAGCATTCCAGAGTCCagtttctatgtgattttcaaaATGTTTGACACTGACGATAGTGGGTAAGTACATTTAGAGCTTTTCAGACTCTTTCTTGGACCTTCATTATACTTGGTTTGGTTTTGACATGAATGTTTGTCCATTATGCATAGAGAAATTGACAAGGAAGAATTTAAAAAAGTGATGACATTGATGCGAGCCTGCAATAGACAGGGTGCTCAGAAGAGGGGCGGACTTCGAAGTGGACTAAAAGTTAGGGATTCTGTTGAAAATGGAGGGCTTGTGGAGTTCTTTTTCGGTGAAGATGGGAATGCTCACCTTCAACTTGATAAATTTGTCCAGTTTTTGAGAGACTTAGACAAGGAAGTAAGATTCTATTCATTTGGTTCCCTAGACCTTAGGCATTTTCGTCATGTTCAACACACTATTCATGTTCAGTTTTTCTTGGTCAGTTCTTTGCCTTTAGCCTTCTGCCCTTCGTCATGCTAGGATATATGCATTTTCATGAAGCCTAGGTTCTGTTCAGTTTAATTCATGTGGAGAAGTTAACATTCAACGATTTAGCTGTTATAAATTCAATATTAATGACATTGCCACTTTTTATTGCGTCTTGCAATGTATGCAAATAATGCCATGCACTTTACCTTGTTAGTTTGTTATTTAAAATGCACATCGGtatttaatttcaaaattgTATCTTTAGATGCTGAGGTTGGAGTTCTCCCACTACGACTACAAACAGCGAGGAGTCATGATTGCAAAGGATTTTGCATTATCAATGGTTGCATCCGCTGACATGCGTCATCTGAGCAGTTTGCTTGATCGGGTTGATGAACTGGATGATAAACCAGATCTTAAAGAGGCTCACATCTCATTTGAGGAATTCACAAACTTTGCAGAGCTTCGCAAAAAACTGCAGCCATTTTCTTTGGCCCTTTTCAGCTATGGTAAAGCAAATGGCAGGTTAACACGAGAGGATTTCAAGGGAGCTGCATTTCATGTAAGATACTAGTCTTTCTTACCTCTTGATTATAACTTCATTTCAGTCTATGGTTATTGCTTTTCTAGAGTTTTGGGAGCTGTTGGATAGGCCACCATTGATTAAATCTCACCTTACATAAATTGACTTATCCAATCTCATTATCACAGGCAAGTGAGGCAACAGGTAAtcaagtataacattatttcTCATAATTTGGTTAATTGATTGCAGGTATGTGGCATAGCTCTCAGTGACAATGTGGTTGAAATCATCTTTCATGTTTTCGATGCAAATCGAGATGGACATTTGAGCTTGGACGAGTTTGTTCGCGTTCTACACCAACGCCAAAGGGACATTGCCCAGCACGTGGAGATGGGAATTATAGTTCATGACTAACTTGACCTGTTTACATGGATCTTCAGTTATGATGCTGAATTGGTTTTGGTTGTAAATCTGAAAATGTAACCTGTAAGTAGTCTAGATTAAGTTATAGCTCTTTTAAATGCTGTAGTCCGCGCACCTACACATCTCCAGCTCCCTTTTTAGTGTAGAAGTCTGGAGTTTCATTTTGTGTGGTGTGCATGAAGAATGTAGTTGAACTGGAGCCGTAAGGCCTTTTTTTGTTATAAAGCTTGCTTGCTGAATAAAAGAAAGACATGTTTGATATAAATTTCATATCTATTTTGGTTTCCATGAatgttggttttggtttggcaTTGCAATTTTTTAACGACAGTTGAGCATCATCTGGCATTGGCTTTGCTGTTGCCCATCCCATGTAAGCTGCCAAACACATGTAGGCCAGACATGTAGGCCATCATTAGCAAGCATTATATATCCCTGGCCATAGCAGCGTTACCTCAGCACTAACCTACCTTCGCTCAATTATTCTGCACTTTACATCCGATTACTTGTGCTAATCCGTTTCACTTACACCACGGTCATCATTAAACAATAAACAATTGTTGAGTTAACTTAACATTCTAAACTTCTGATCTTTGCCTTTGAGTCTCAGGCATAAGATTCTACACTTAAAACTCTTATACTTCACTCATTTGTATTAACTTGTCAAGTTCCCACTTAAACTCTAATGAAAGAGCACCTTCTTTTCCTGGAATACTGGAAAATGCCCTGTATTGAAGCGGGAGCCCACAAAGATTTTATTCCTTGCTAAGGCTAGGTAAACTAAACCACTGTAAAATCAATTACAGAGATGAATATTTGTCCCTCTCAGTGGCCTACCTCTTCCAGACGCGTGGTTCACACCAGGGACGGTTCATTCCCGAGTCATCTCTTAGAAATGGCGCGGAAATTCACGCGCGCTCGGAGAAGGTGGAGTGCGACAGTGTCTTCTCGGAAAACGTTGACCTTTAATTCAGGAAACCCTAAGAAAGAGGAGACCCCCTTTCCACTTTCCAGCAGCCCAATTTGATATCCCACTCTGTCTTTTGTCTCAGCAATCCAGAGCAGACACCCATTAAAAAATCAATCAGCTTTTTTGATTGGCTTCTTTGGGTTTGTCTCTGGATTAGTTTCCCCTAATTTTGCTGAGTTTGGAGCCCTAATACATCAATCAGGTTCACAAAGACtggatttttatttattgtaaTTTGCTTTCCTTGCTGCAATTAGTG from Argentina anserina chromosome 2, drPotAnse1.1, whole genome shotgun sequence carries:
- the LOC126784691 gene encoding calcium uptake protein, mitochondrial produces the protein MSLRRSAPSIYQRLHIYNFSTASHPSSSPLPLISTISGFDSNPQNSYLKWILGITAGSGLGLLLWSNQDSDFFNKSSPAFADWSTGLENRPTPRSLLQKLSLPEIKAKFLFGDAYRRRIFFNYEKRMRLGSPPEKVFGYFASACTSDGELLMRPEDLMRAVVPVFPPSESNLVRDGYLRGERNPGELRCTPSNFFMLFDVNSDGYISFKEYIFFVTLLSIPESSFYVIFKMFDTDDSGEIDKEEFKKVMTLMRACNRQGAQKRGGLRSGLKVRDSVENGGLVEFFFGEDGNAHLQLDKFVQFLRDLDKEMLRLEFSHYDYKQRGVMIAKDFALSMVASADMRHLSSLLDRVDELDDKPDLKEAHISFEEFTNFAELRKKLQPFSLALFSYGKANGRLTREDFKGAAFHVCGIALSDNVVEIIFHVFDANRDGHLSLDEFVRVLHQRQRDIAQHVEMGIIVHD
- the LOC126784694 gene encoding uncharacterized protein LOC126784694, translating into MATASASSHRTRTRPSGPVLRSLSPSGRFYTGSSNASIQSTASGFASSTSSSFSSPSSAFFNSHQDNHSHYNHNDYHHHRAASPTRVNLYTSSALSPAVRFSIEHRSISPNRSITVSKKNGPIAAARKTCMCSPTTHPGSFRCSLHKNQGSSNQQHHNQTPYPNNRLNMRRSAMTNSLVRISGVEGEWVKRALTALIRPSSHQQRRRAGFQPRQSRLSVMSKADS